One Terriglobales bacterium genomic window carries:
- the thiC gene encoding phosphomethylpyrimidine synthase ThiC, whose product MSDVKHNGDGHEQSAWIPKPREEWIKKRREEGAHSGDDNFSQMHYARQGKTTEEMVYVAERERLTPELVRDEVAAGRMIIPANIQHPELEPMAIGVASKCKINANIGNSAVASNIDEELRKLHTSVHYGADTVMDLSTGGDIHEIREAILRHSPVPIGTVPIYEAIARVKRLEDLNADIMLEVIEEQAAQGVDYMTIHAGVLIQYLPLVAQRITGIVSRGGAILAQWMAHHHKQNFLYERFEDIVKIFKKYDVSFSLGDGLRPGCVADASDEAQFAELKTLGELTTIAWKHDVQTMIEGPGHIPIDKIKEQVEKEVEMCYGAPFYTLGPLVTDIAPGYDHITSAIGAAMIGWYGASMLCYVTPKEHLGLPNDKDVKDGIIAYKIAAHAADIARHRPGARDRDDALSHARYTFDWEQQFALSLDPETARSMHDETLPDKYYKEAAFCSMCGPKFCSMNYSSKVDEYNKQVHGLEKKDYSELAKKLVAIK is encoded by the coding sequence ATGAGTGACGTAAAACACAACGGAGACGGTCACGAGCAGAGCGCGTGGATTCCCAAGCCGCGCGAGGAATGGATCAAGAAGCGGCGCGAGGAAGGGGCGCACAGCGGCGATGACAATTTTTCGCAGATGCACTACGCGCGCCAGGGCAAGACCACCGAGGAGATGGTGTACGTTGCCGAGCGCGAGCGATTGACGCCCGAACTGGTGCGCGACGAAGTCGCCGCCGGGCGCATGATCATACCTGCCAACATCCAGCATCCGGAACTGGAGCCGATGGCCATCGGGGTGGCGTCCAAGTGCAAAATCAATGCCAACATCGGGAATTCCGCGGTCGCCTCCAACATCGATGAAGAGCTGCGCAAGCTGCATACTTCGGTGCACTACGGCGCCGATACGGTGATGGACCTATCGACGGGCGGCGATATCCACGAGATCCGCGAGGCCATCCTGCGGCATTCGCCGGTGCCGATCGGAACCGTGCCGATTTACGAAGCCATCGCGCGCGTGAAGCGGCTGGAAGACCTGAACGCCGACATCATGCTGGAAGTGATCGAGGAGCAGGCGGCGCAGGGAGTGGATTACATGACCATCCACGCCGGCGTGCTCATCCAGTACCTGCCGCTGGTGGCGCAGCGGATCACGGGCATCGTCAGCCGCGGCGGCGCGATCCTGGCGCAATGGATGGCGCACCACCACAAGCAGAATTTCCTGTACGAGCGGTTCGAGGACATCGTCAAGATTTTCAAGAAGTATGACGTCAGCTTCTCGCTTGGCGACGGGCTGCGGCCCGGTTGCGTGGCGGACGCCAGCGACGAGGCGCAGTTCGCCGAACTGAAAACGCTCGGCGAGTTGACCACGATCGCGTGGAAACACGACGTGCAAACCATGATCGAAGGGCCGGGGCACATACCGATCGACAAAATCAAGGAGCAGGTGGAGAAGGAAGTCGAGATGTGTTACGGCGCGCCCTTCTATACGCTGGGGCCGCTGGTCACCGACATTGCGCCCGGCTACGACCACATTACGTCGGCGATTGGCGCGGCGATGATCGGATGGTACGGAGCATCGATGCTGTGCTACGTCACGCCCAAGGAGCATCTGGGCCTGCCCAACGATAAGGACGTGAAAGACGGAATCATCGCGTACAAAATTGCGGCGCACGCGGCCGACATCGCGCGTCACCGTCCTGGGGCCCGCGATCGCGATGACGCGCTCAGCCATGCCCGGTACACGTTCGACTGGGAACAGCAGTTCGCACTGTCGTTGGATCCCGAGACGGCCCGCTCGATGCATGACGAGACGCTCCCGGACAAGTACTACAAGGAAGCGGCGTTCTGCTCGATGTGCGGACCGAAGTTCTGCTCCATGAACTACTCCTCGAAGGTGGACGAGTACAACAAGCAGGTACACGGCCTCGAGAAGAAGGACTACTCGGAATTGGCCAAGAAGCTGGTGGCGATCAAGTAA
- a CDS encoding ABC transporter ATP-binding protein, with amino-acid sequence MTATESQPAPAIVLTKVTKLFGRFAALRDISAEFSAGRLYLVLGDNGAGKSTLLRAIAGLMRPSRGDVTVLGFTGLRSVASEIGYMAHAPLLYDELDGMENLRYFARLYGIRGDGRCAGVMRAVGLDPDLKRRIGQYSQGMRQRLSLARSVLHDPAILLLDEPFSNVDIISAREMVRLLGEMRDAGKTVFVVTHQPALLDGVADESVIMNAGQIVARESARAEVPR; translated from the coding sequence CTGACTGCCACCGAGTCCCAACCCGCGCCCGCCATCGTCCTGACCAAGGTCACCAAGCTGTTCGGACGCTTTGCCGCGCTGCGCGATATCAGCGCTGAATTTTCGGCCGGGCGCCTCTATCTTGTGCTCGGCGATAACGGGGCGGGGAAGTCCACGTTGTTGCGAGCCATTGCCGGCCTCATGCGTCCGTCGCGCGGCGATGTCACTGTCCTCGGTTTCACTGGATTGCGTTCTGTTGCCTCGGAAATCGGCTACATGGCGCACGCGCCGCTCCTCTATGACGAATTGGACGGCATGGAAAACCTGCGCTACTTCGCCCGCCTTTACGGCATTCGCGGCGACGGGCGCTGTGCTGGGGTGATGCGGGCCGTCGGCCTCGACCCCGATCTCAAGCGCCGCATCGGCCAGTACTCGCAGGGCATGCGGCAGCGCCTCTCGCTCGCCCGCAGCGTTCTCCATGACCCGGCGATCCTTCTCCTCGACGAGCCTTTTTCCAACGTGGACATTATTTCCGCGCGCGAGATGGTTCGCCTCCTCGGCGAAATGCGCGATGCCGGCAAGACTGTCTTCGTGGTGACCCATCAGCCCGCGCTTCTCGATGGCGTTGCCGATGAATCCGTCATCATGAACGCCGGCCAGATTGTTGCCCGCGAAAGCGCCCGCGCGGAGGTACCGCGATGA
- a CDS encoding cytochrome c maturation protein CcmE, with protein sequence MLDHKNRSTYLRFAVAILIVLVSLGYLAFTGVQQSKSYYVTIKELREMNDSRYAKRLRVAGNVVPGSIRRQGSRVEFALKENDLMLPVVYTGTEAPPDTFKDDSQAMAEGRFGRDGVFHANQLQAKCASKYAPAPDQPGAPGSQPTSAPAKPLQKAQAGSTTTAGLSQ encoded by the coding sequence ATGCTCGATCATAAAAATCGGTCCACTTACCTCCGATTCGCCGTCGCCATCCTGATCGTCCTGGTGTCGCTCGGATATCTTGCCTTCACCGGCGTGCAGCAGAGTAAGAGCTACTACGTAACCATCAAGGAGCTGCGCGAGATGAACGACAGCCGCTACGCGAAGCGGCTGCGCGTGGCCGGCAACGTGGTGCCCGGTTCCATTCGCCGCCAGGGTTCGCGTGTCGAATTCGCGCTCAAGGAGAACGACCTCATGTTGCCCGTCGTTTATACCGGCACCGAGGCCCCGCCGGATACCTTCAAGGACGATTCCCAGGCCATGGCCGAGGGCCGTTTCGGCCGCGACGGCGTCTTCCATGCCAACCAGCTCCAGGCCAAGTGCGCGTCCAAATACGCTCCCGCCCCCGATCAGCCCGGAGCGCCCGGTTCGCAGCCTACCAGCGCGCCCGCCAAGCCACTGCAGAAAGCTCAGGCAGGAAGCACGACGACCGCCGGTCTGTCGCAGTAA